From one Psilocybe cubensis strain MGC-MH-2018 chromosome 13, whole genome shotgun sequence genomic stretch:
- a CDS encoding Adenylate-forming reductase Nps10, which yields MTRDLRWPIPTCPQGLTSKTFKPPPMAPYMNLPNIFDWHLQNSPQHPFYVYSKGANSKDNSITTVTWGEAVKIIYRIAGIVSTAVGPEKENAPKPLVGMYCSLESLTYMLTAMGVICAGYTVILLSDKASPATLEHLIVESGVAHILTNADDEILASRLSNVREKLKHGVTVSTIPSWSEISGEGETCSTALPELNRWTHGMIYNLMWSPWFGDREICGEIMSTCSIPMGGLSVLMQTLLGACSGLITAGFPPLNRKPEPTLENVWNTLIVTGSTFGYLPLPYLAVWSEQDDKVQRLSELKGVLFAGAPLSKEVGDKLAAKGVNLISFYGSSEAGQIVRAFRHKHAGMNWEWFEFNPLINPSLRNVSEDGVGELVLKFGPTHRATRSNCTVDDLPAYATGDILEPHPTIPRLWRYVSRVSDQETIGANGPKVNVVAMGKKFF from the exons ATGACTCGCGACCTTCGTTGGCCAATTCCTACCTGCCCTCAGGGACTCACCAGCAAAACCTTCAAGCCACCTCCTATGGCCCCTTACATGAACCTTCCAAACATATTTGACTGGCATTTGCAGAATAGTCCTCAACATCCATTCTATGTCTACAGCAAAGGTGCTAACTCCAAGGATAACAGTATCACCACTGTTACATGGGGGGAAGCTGTTAAAATCATTTATCGTATAGCGGGCATAGTGTCCACTGCTGTAGGCCCAGAAAAGGAAAATGCCCCTAAGCCACTTGTTGGAATGTACTGCTCACTTG AGAGTTTGACATATATGCTTACTGCGATGGGCGTTATTTGCGCCGGCTACACTGTAATTCTGCTCTCGGATAAAGCATCCCCTGCTACACTCGAGCACCTCATCGTTGAGAGCGGCGTAGCTCACATTCTCACGAATGCAGACGACGAAATTTTGGCTTCTCGACTATCCAATGTCCGGGAAAAACTCAAGCACGGTGTTACCGTTTCCACCATCCCATCTTGGTCTGAAATCTCCGGAGAGGGCGAGACAT GTTCTACAGCACTACCAGAGCTGAATCGATGGACTCATGGCATGATCTATAATCTCATGTGGAGCCCTT GGTTTGGAGATAGGGAAATCTGTGGCGAGATCATGTCGACATGCTCTATTCCTATGGGTGGATTATCGGTTTTAATGCAAACATTACTTGGA GCATGCAGCGGACTTATTACTGCAGGATTTCCACCATTAAACCGTAAACCAGAACCTACTTTAGAGAATGTTTGGAATACGCTGATAGTCACTGGATCCACATTCGGATACCTTCCCCTCCCATACCTAGCG GTCTGGTCAGAGCAAGACGACAAGGTTCAAAGGTTATCCGAACTCAAAGGCGTT TTGTTTGCTGGTGCTCCACTGTCTAAAGAGGTTGGAGACAAACTGGCCGCGAAAGGAGTGAATCTTATCTCTTTCTACGGCTC TTCCGAGGCCGGGCAAATTGTCAGGGCCTTTAGACACA AACACGCCGGAATGAACTGGGAATGGTTCGAATTCAATCCTCTTATTAATCCTTCACTTCGCAACGTTTCCGAAGACGGCGTCGGAGAGTTGGTACTAAAG TTTGGCCCGACACACAGAGCTACCAGATCGAATTGCACTGTGGATGATCTACCTGCATATGCTACAGGTGACATTTTGGAGCCCCACCCGACGATTCCACGCCTTTGGAGATACGTTTCACGCGTATCGGATCAAGAGACCATAGGTGCCAATGGACCGAAG GTCAATGTCGTGGCTATGGGTAAGAAGTTTTTTTAA